GAGCGTACTGACCAagacgacgacaacgatgatgatgatgacgacgacgacgatgacgacgacgatgatgatgatgatgatgatgatgatgatgatgatgatgatgatgatgatgatgatgatgatgattttaaCCTGTGTTCTTTTGAAGATTTCGGGAAGGCTGATGCTGCGACTGAACGACTGCAGCAGTGTACGGATGAAAATGAAGTTTTCTTCACCGAAACTTCCCACATGCTGCCCATAGCCGCCATAACACATACGGGTATGGCTAGCCTAGCGCATGCGCACTCTCACATAAACCGTAGTTTCGGTAAACTGCATGAAATGGAATTTGATATATGCGAGTATTGTAGGTTATTTATTGTCAAGGTTATTATGTGCTATTGTATTGAAATAAAGCTTCatgaccaccccccccctccctccatacCTCTTTACCCATTCTCTCTCTAAGTGTAGTTATACTTTTTATGTCCATCTATACACTATGCTGGGATATTCTGTTGCTGTTTGTATATCTTTGGTGTTGCTGACTGTATCTCTTTTTGTTCTCTctatctttttttgtatccctTGTCGTTATGTTACTGTAATTGTACAATTGTTATGAAGAAGTacaaaagaatttaaaaaaaaggttttagatagactaaatgttttgatattgattgacgcgacttgttgtacGCTTCTAGTACGTACAGGACGCAGGGACGGACAGATTTGGGAGCCCTGTATAATTACGATTACTGCCCAGAACAAAAGAATAATACCGCTTGGAGCGTACTGACCAagacgacgacaacgatgatgatgatgacgacgacgacgatgacgacgacgatgatgatgatgatgatgatgatgatgatgatgatgatgattttaaCCTGTGTTCTTTTGAAGATTTCGGGAAGGCTGATGCTGCGACTGTACGACTGCAGCAGTGTACggagaaaataacaaaatgtaagTATTTTTTGTGCTGTAATAAAAACTATCCACTGTAACTGACACTGCAAACAAACCTTTGAAAAAAGATGGAAAAACAGAACACGTCGCATGTTACCTACTGAAACCATTTGGTCAATCTATCTGCCTAACAGACGAGGAGTGTAGAGTGTGACAGCAAAGTAAGTGGCCGAACGAAATAACTTTCACCAAAATGTCAACATGGATCAGTTGAATAAGTGAAcgaataaaacaataaaagtacgaaaaaaagacacagacaaaaatGAGAAAGTGAGAGTTTAGTATAAATGAGACAAAGGATAGGACAACGTTGACTCTAacctgcgcacacacacacacacacacacaaacacacacacacacacacacacacacacacacacacacacacacacacacacacacacacacacacacacacacacacacacacacacacacacacacacacacacacacacacacacacacacacacacacacacacacacacacacacacacacacacacacacacacacacacacacacacacacacacacacacacacacacacacacacacacacacacacacacacacacacacacacacacacacacacacacacacacacacaca
This region of Littorina saxatilis isolate snail1 linkage group LG8, US_GU_Lsax_2.0, whole genome shotgun sequence genomic DNA includes:
- the LOC138974349 gene encoding uncharacterized protein, whose product is MSYDNDFGKADALTVRLQQCTEKITKYFREDYVKNERLVGAHPSPLFLNTTYTHRFEYENFGKADAATERLQQCTDENEVFFTETSHMLPIAAITHTDFGKADAATVRLQQCTEKITKCKYFLCCNKNYPL